A genomic stretch from Desulfurococcaceae archaeon MEX13E-LK6-19 includes:
- the glmM gene encoding phosphoglucosamine mutase, producing the protein MGRLFGTDGVRGVTNRDLTPEMALRLGQAIGTVFGEGSRILVGRDIRAGGYMIKQAVIAGLLSAGVKVYDADLVPTPALQYVVKTDGFDGGVMITASHNPPEYNGIKVIDSDGIEAPREKEQEIEELYFTGKVHRTSWSSLLTDPKPYPYVNEKYVKAIVSHVDKEVIRKRGFRVVVDPANSVGSITTPWVARELGVKVITINGNLDPSFPGRPPEPTVETLADTATVVKSLNADFGIAHDGDADRAIVIDDKGRVQWGDKTAVILARFIAEKHKDLPRRVFTAVSSSTLIEDIMKPLGIEVVWLKVGSIGISRELVKRGGICGFEENGGFMYPLHHPVRDGAMTFALLLQLLAEERRKLSELFDELPQYYGIKTKIPMPREKALEVVERVKEVFKDYRQITIDGVKVIGNDFWVLVRPSGTEPLLRIMLEAKDKEKAEEILRTVKSIAEEVLRR; encoded by the coding sequence GTGGGCAGGTTATTTGGTACGGATGGAGTAAGAGGTGTTACCAACAGGGATCTTACACCCGAGATGGCGCTTAGGCTAGGACAAGCTATTGGAACAGTCTTTGGCGAGGGCTCTAGAATTCTTGTTGGTAGAGATATAAGAGCAGGCGGTTACATGATTAAACAAGCTGTTATAGCTGGTCTTCTTAGTGCTGGTGTAAAAGTTTATGACGCAGATCTAGTGCCTACTCCTGCACTACAATACGTTGTTAAAACTGATGGGTTTGATGGAGGAGTTATGATTACAGCAAGCCATAATCCCCCCGAGTATAATGGAATCAAGGTCATTGATAGTGATGGTATTGAAGCTCCTCGCGAGAAAGAACAAGAAATAGAAGAGCTTTACTTTACAGGGAAAGTACATAGAACATCGTGGTCATCATTGTTAACAGACCCTAAACCATACCCTTATGTTAATGAAAAGTACGTAAAGGCAATTGTTTCTCATGTTGATAAAGAAGTTATTAGGAAGAGAGGTTTCAGGGTAGTAGTCGATCCCGCTAATAGCGTTGGATCGATAACTACTCCTTGGGTTGCACGTGAACTAGGAGTTAAGGTTATTACTATAAACGGAAATCTGGACCCATCTTTTCCCGGTAGACCTCCCGAGCCTACCGTGGAGACTCTGGCTGACACTGCTACAGTCGTTAAATCACTTAACGCCGATTTCGGGATAGCTCATGATGGTGATGCCGATAGAGCCATAGTAATTGATGATAAAGGTAGAGTCCAATGGGGAGATAAAACAGCAGTTATTCTAGCACGATTCATCGCAGAAAAACACAAGGATCTTCCGAGAAGAGTCTTTACAGCAGTTTCTTCAAGTACGCTCATCGAGGATATAATGAAGCCTCTTGGGATAGAAGTAGTGTGGCTAAAAGTAGGTAGTATAGGGATCTCCAGAGAATTAGTAAAAAGAGGAGGTATATGTGGTTTCGAGGAGAATGGAGGATTCATGTACCCGCTACATCACCCTGTCCGTGATGGTGCAATGACTTTTGCGCTTCTTCTCCAGCTTTTAGCTGAAGAGAGACGTAAATTATCTGAGTTATTCGATGAACTACCTCAATACTATGGCATCAAGACAAAGATCCCTATGCCTAGAGAAAAAGCGCTTGAAGTCGTTGAGAGAGTTAAAGAAGTATTTAAGGATTACAGGCAGATAACAATTGATGGCGTCAAAGTTATTGGTAATGACTTTTGGGTTCTAGTAAGGCCTAGTGGTACAGAGCCGTTACTCAGGATAATGCTTGAAGCTAAAGACAAAGAAAAAGCAGAAGAAATACTTAGAACAGTAAAGAGTATTGCTGAAGAGGTGCTTCGTAGATGA
- a CDS encoding DUF2153 domain-containing protein, giving the protein MLSNLDAWVRKQKEVLESFRKAEESNKNPDRLDLIVLSRTAFQHMIRTITAFDQWLQEPFVISHMPKEMLEDVWNTVRKILNELLELDIRHTSGFKEYIEKLAKEGKLNPILVSPKEVPRRISLST; this is encoded by the coding sequence ATGTTGTCAAATCTTGATGCATGGGTTAGAAAACAAAAAGAAGTACTCGAAAGCTTCCGTAAAGCTGAGGAATCAAACAAGAATCCAGATCGACTAGACTTGATAGTTCTATCTAGGACGGCATTTCAGCACATGATTAGAACAATTACAGCTTTTGACCAATGGTTACAGGAACCATTTGTTATAAGTCATATGCCGAAAGAAATGCTTGAAGACGTATGGAATACAGTCAGGAAGATCCTAAATGAGTTGCTTGAACTTGATATAAGACATACAAGCGGCTTTAAGGAGTATATTGAAAAATTGGCTAAGGAAGGGAAGCTGAACCCGATTCTGGTATCGCCAAAGGAAGTGCCAAGAAGAATTTCGTTATCAACATAA
- a CDS encoding RuvB-like helicase, protein MPVIEEIKGVKAIKRIGAHSHIRGLGLDEKGKAIPVADGLVGQIEAREAAGIVVKMIREGRIAGRGILLVGPPGTGKTALAVAIARELGEDTPFMALSGSEIYTSELSKTEVLMQALRKAIGVRIKERRLVYEGVVKELKIRRVRHPFNPYVLVPREARITLATKDDQLTLNVGEEITVQLLQLGVKRGDYIWIDAETGRVHRVGRVKGVEKAKYYDVEAVKYVEMPKGPVKKEKEIVHTLSLHDLDVYYAAQRATITALLGLGVEKEIPPDVRKDVDAQVKKWLEEKKAEIVPGVLFIDDAHMLDIEAFSFLSRAMESDLAPIIILATNRGIAKIRGTDIESPHGMPLDLLDRLLIIPTRPYKPEEIREIIKIRADEEEIVLTDEALEELVKIGTETSLRYAVQLLEPAKIIASEEGRDTITADDVRRARSLFIDVKQSVEYLRKFEEKFLK, encoded by the coding sequence GTGCCTGTGATCGAGGAAATTAAGGGTGTTAAGGCGATAAAGAGGATTGGTGCACACAGTCATATAAGAGGTCTAGGTCTTGATGAAAAAGGTAAAGCAATCCCTGTCGCAGATGGTCTCGTCGGCCAAATAGAAGCGCGTGAGGCAGCTGGCATAGTTGTCAAGATGATTAGAGAAGGACGCATTGCTGGTAGGGGAATACTACTAGTTGGTCCACCAGGTACTGGTAAAACAGCGTTGGCGGTCGCTATAGCGAGAGAACTAGGTGAAGACACTCCATTCATGGCTTTATCTGGCTCAGAGATCTATACATCAGAGTTATCTAAAACAGAAGTGTTGATGCAAGCTCTAAGGAAAGCTATTGGTGTGAGAATAAAGGAGAGAAGATTAGTCTATGAGGGAGTTGTCAAAGAACTTAAAATTAGGAGAGTAAGACATCCATTTAACCCATATGTTCTTGTACCTAGGGAAGCCAGGATTACGTTGGCTACAAAAGATGATCAATTGACACTCAATGTTGGAGAAGAAATCACTGTCCAACTACTCCAGCTCGGTGTAAAACGTGGAGACTACATATGGATTGATGCTGAGACAGGACGTGTTCACAGAGTAGGGCGTGTTAAAGGCGTTGAAAAAGCAAAGTACTATGATGTTGAAGCAGTAAAGTATGTTGAAATGCCCAAAGGCCCTGTAAAGAAAGAAAAAGAGATAGTCCACACGCTATCATTACATGATCTTGATGTGTATTATGCAGCACAGAGAGCAACAATAACTGCTCTTCTCGGTCTCGGTGTTGAGAAGGAGATACCCCCTGATGTGAGAAAAGATGTTGATGCCCAAGTTAAGAAATGGTTGGAGGAGAAGAAGGCGGAGATTGTTCCAGGAGTGTTGTTTATAGATGATGCTCATATGCTCGATATTGAAGCGTTTAGCTTCTTGTCACGTGCAATGGAGAGTGATTTGGCTCCAATAATAATACTTGCGACAAATAGAGGCATCGCAAAAATCCGTGGAACAGACATAGAGTCGCCTCACGGGATGCCTCTCGACCTACTAGATAGACTACTAATTATCCCAACAAGACCATACAAGCCGGAGGAAATTAGAGAAATAATAAAGATCAGGGCTGACGAAGAAGAAATCGTCCTAACAGATGAAGCACTCGAAGAACTCGTGAAGATAGGTACCGAAACAAGTTTGAGATACGCGGTACAACTACTTGAACCAGCAAAAATTATTGCTTCAGAAGAAGGAAGAGATACAATTACAGCTGATGACGTGAGAAGGGCTAGGAGTTTATTCATAGATGTTAAGCAAAGTGTTGAGTATCTACGTAAGTTTGAAGAAAAATTCCTGAAGTGA
- a CDS encoding ArsR family transcriptional regulator, whose amino-acid sequence MESSQPLKKEGIYEENGILFVRGADYIERIASALASKTRLEILKLVREKELDIGEIAEKIGQSKANASAQVKRLEDAGLVKTGYKPGQRGVKKVCWSNIREVRIILE is encoded by the coding sequence ATGGAATCTAGTCAGCCTTTGAAAAAAGAGGGAATCTATGAAGAAAACGGAATACTATTCGTAAGAGGAGCTGACTATATAGAAAGAATAGCTTCAGCCCTCGCCTCTAAAACCAGGCTGGAAATACTAAAACTAGTTCGCGAAAAAGAACTTGACATAGGCGAGATCGCTGAAAAAATAGGACAAAGCAAAGCCAACGCAAGTGCACAAGTAAAAAGACTTGAAGACGCTGGCCTCGTAAAAACAGGCTATAAACCAGGTCAAAGAGGCGTAAAGAAGGTCTGCTGGTCTAATATAAGAGAAGTAAGGATCATTCTCGAGTAA
- a CDS encoding phosphotransferase, giving the protein MPKIGEIYRKLTERDFKVLNAIEKGMAKYEYVPLEVIEKYTRMPESHVELSLTKLHRLKLVKRQFMMYKGYRLTYLGLDMLALRTLVNKGVLEAIGDRMAVGKESEIYRALAPGNKMIVVKLLRIGRPSFRGTRRLRVFAVDPHLDWYKQSKIAAEREFKALRELYYAGANIPKPLAYNRHAIVLDYIEGIELYRKPALENPSEVLRVILETIRKAYLEVGIVHGDLSEYNVLIDVRTGDPVIIDWPQYVEKDNPSSDFLLERDVEYIVRFFNKNYKISIDTKRALAYVRGEREEPW; this is encoded by the coding sequence ATGCCGAAGATCGGTGAGATCTATAGGAAGCTGACAGAGAGGGATTTCAAGGTACTTAACGCTATTGAGAAAGGTATGGCTAAATATGAGTATGTACCTCTTGAAGTGATCGAGAAGTATACTCGTATGCCGGAAAGTCACGTGGAGCTTTCTTTAACGAAACTTCATAGATTGAAGCTTGTGAAGAGACAATTCATGATGTACAAAGGATACCGTCTCACGTATTTGGGTCTCGATATGCTTGCGTTGAGAACACTTGTAAACAAGGGTGTGCTTGAAGCTATTGGTGACCGTATGGCTGTAGGTAAGGAGAGTGAAATCTATAGAGCACTTGCGCCAGGCAATAAAATGATTGTTGTGAAATTGCTTAGAATCGGTCGACCCAGTTTTAGGGGTACGAGGAGATTAAGAGTATTTGCCGTTGACCCTCATCTAGACTGGTATAAGCAATCTAAAATTGCTGCTGAAAGAGAGTTCAAGGCATTAAGGGAACTATATTATGCTGGTGCAAATATACCGAAGCCCCTTGCATACAATAGACATGCTATAGTGCTTGATTATATTGAGGGAATTGAGCTTTATCGTAAACCTGCTCTTGAGAATCCTAGTGAAGTGCTTAGGGTGATACTTGAAACAATAAGGAAAGCTTACCTAGAGGTAGGCATTGTTCATGGTGACTTAAGTGAATATAATGTATTAATTGATGTAAGGACAGGGGATCCCGTCATTATAGACTGGCCTCAATATGTAGAGAAAGATAACCCGAGTAGTGATTTTTTGTTGGAACGAGATGTAGAGTATATAGTCAGGTTTTTCAATAAAAATTACAAGATAAGCATAGACACAAAAAGGGCTTTAGCCTATGTCAGAGGAGAACGTGAAGAGCCCTGGTGA
- a CDS encoding DUF460 domain-containing protein — MSEENVKSPGESGATSDVIIGVDILPGHSPSSSKQPHYAMAVLKDGKIIDKYEDISLSRLLRLIWEYKPSIIAIDNVYELAPSEHKLAKLFVLLPPGTSIVQVTGWGPDALNIKSMAKSIGINVDGKLSPLKTAILSALIAWKGYGYKVKLLEEKTKIIVVRGRSVSHGGMSYNRYVRSIRSGILAVAKEIKKILDRNGFDYDLLFKKAKGGLERAVFIVYAPREKLYGLIKPINTKSVRVIIKPVYKNKVVVGEDLRKSGKPVIVGIDPGVSTGIAVIDLNGVPLFLYSSKNIDRNDIINMISSIGYPVIIATDVAEAPDAVKKLAATVKAQLFVPPRNLSTVEKIEIVSMLTKKYPWLDVEDSHERDALAAAYKAYQSLEDKFRQIEKNLRKYGISLDEDRIKVAIIKGKTLAEAIEEELERIMEQDIGFTQDTTVPIDDKKSTTAEKKHDTSKRIDSRIKALEAEKKRLSQQIRDLSQRLEALEIELRTLKSVKEADQETLREIEKLRLENKSLKDEVTKLKNTIEQLVNENKTLKQLLRIVAYENYIPVPVVKSPTLSNVIKSVENNVGLLKAIYVSDIGRLCCEVLKYLEENRVALIVGQDVDNELLDDRIPVVSLKKFKHYIVDDIIFVEPSIIGVVDELWNIIEEKKKEDEYERILKLIEEYQEMRKKKLGLKGELSRL; from the coding sequence ATGTCAGAGGAGAACGTGAAGAGCCCTGGTGAATCCGGGGCTACTAGTGATGTAATCATAGGGGTAGATATTCTTCCAGGTCATAGCCCGTCTTCTAGTAAACAGCCCCATTACGCAATGGCTGTTCTAAAAGATGGTAAAATTATTGATAAGTATGAAGATATTTCCTTGTCGAGACTCTTACGCCTCATATGGGAATACAAGCCGAGTATTATAGCCATAGACAACGTCTATGAACTTGCTCCCTCCGAGCATAAACTGGCTAAACTCTTTGTCTTGTTACCTCCCGGTACAAGTATTGTCCAGGTAACGGGTTGGGGGCCTGATGCACTCAATATAAAGAGTATGGCAAAGAGCATAGGGATAAATGTTGATGGGAAGTTATCTCCTCTAAAAACAGCTATTCTCTCGGCGTTAATAGCGTGGAAAGGATATGGATATAAAGTAAAACTTCTCGAGGAAAAGACTAAGATCATAGTTGTTCGGGGAAGAAGCGTAAGCCATGGTGGTATGAGCTATAATAGGTATGTCAGGAGTATTCGCTCAGGCATACTTGCTGTAGCCAAGGAGATTAAGAAAATACTTGACAGAAATGGTTTCGACTACGATCTATTATTTAAGAAAGCCAAGGGAGGCCTTGAGAGAGCAGTATTCATAGTGTATGCACCCCGTGAGAAACTCTATGGTTTAATCAAGCCAATCAACACGAAGAGCGTCAGGGTGATTATAAAACCTGTTTATAAAAACAAAGTAGTTGTTGGAGAGGATCTTAGAAAAAGCGGGAAACCAGTCATCGTAGGAATAGATCCTGGTGTAAGTACTGGTATAGCAGTAATAGATCTTAACGGCGTACCACTCTTCCTCTATAGTTCAAAGAATATCGATAGAAACGACATAATAAACATGATCTCGTCTATAGGATACCCTGTTATTATTGCAACAGACGTGGCGGAGGCTCCTGATGCAGTAAAGAAGCTCGCTGCTACAGTAAAAGCACAATTATTTGTTCCACCTCGTAACTTGTCTACTGTTGAGAAAATAGAGATCGTTAGTATGCTTACAAAGAAGTATCCATGGCTTGACGTAGAGGATAGTCATGAGAGAGATGCTTTGGCTGCTGCTTATAAGGCTTATCAGAGTCTTGAGGATAAATTCCGTCAGATCGAAAAGAACCTGAGAAAATACGGTATAAGTCTCGATGAAGATAGGATCAAGGTTGCAATCATAAAGGGAAAGACTCTTGCTGAAGCCATTGAGGAAGAATTAGAGAGAATTATGGAACAAGACATAGGTTTTACACAAGATACTACAGTACCTATAGATGACAAGAAGAGTACTACAGCTGAAAAGAAACATGATACAAGTAAAAGAATAGACTCAAGGATAAAAGCCCTCGAGGCTGAAAAGAAGAGGCTTAGTCAACAAATCAGGGATTTAAGTCAGAGACTAGAGGCACTAGAAATAGAACTGAGAACATTAAAATCAGTTAAAGAAGCAGACCAAGAGACGTTGAGAGAAATTGAGAAACTCCGTCTTGAAAACAAATCGCTGAAGGATGAAGTAACTAAGTTAAAGAATACTATTGAGCAACTCGTAAACGAGAACAAAACACTTAAACAGCTACTTCGAATTGTTGCCTACGAAAACTATATACCTGTTCCAGTTGTTAAAAGCCCGACACTAAGTAATGTGATTAAATCTGTAGAGAATAATGTGGGCTTATTGAAGGCAATATATGTTAGCGATATAGGAAGGCTTTGTTGCGAGGTGCTTAAATACCTAGAAGAAAACCGTGTTGCGCTTATTGTGGGACAAGATGTGGACAACGAACTATTGGATGATAGAATACCTGTGGTGTCTTTGAAGAAGTTCAAACATTATATCGTTGACGACATAATATTCGTTGAACCAAGCATTATAGGTGTTGTAGATGAGCTCTGGAATATTATTGAAGAAAAGAAGAAGGAAGACGAGTATGAGAGAATCTTGAAGCTTATCGAGGAATATCAGGAGATGAGAAAAAAGAAGCTTGGTTTAAAGGGAGAGCTCTCACGACTTTAG
- a CDS encoding methionine adenosyltransferase, with protein MSGIERNIVVEPIKFTPMDEVDVELVERKGLGHPDYIADSAAEAASRALCEYYIKNFGTILHHNLDKVLLVGGQAKPRFGGGEVLHPIFILVSGRATTDVIVNGRIEPVPVGKLVVKAVKDWIRNNFRFLDPDIHVIVDYRIGKGSADLVEVFKAKGKAPLANDTSIGVGFAPLSTLEKLVFETERLLNSKEFKSKVPAVGEDIKVMGLRNRSKIDLTIAAAIVSSQVHDIDEYVNVKEEIKNAVLDLASKLAPNHDVHVHVNTADMIEKGVVYLTVTGTSAEHGDDGATGRGNRANGLITPMRPMSLEATAGKNPVNHVGKIYNVAASIIANRIYREVKGVREVYVKLLSQIGKPIDQPLIADVKVVPEGNELPAHIISDIRGIVDDELARITRLTDLILRGEALLY; from the coding sequence TTGAACCAATAAAGTTCACGCCAATGGATGAAGTTGATGTAGAGCTTGTAGAGAGAAAAGGGCTCGGACACCCTGATTACATTGCTGACTCGGCTGCAGAGGCTGCTAGCAGAGCTCTTTGTGAATACTACATTAAGAACTTCGGCACCATTCTTCACCACAACCTTGACAAAGTACTACTTGTTGGAGGACAGGCGAAACCTCGGTTTGGGGGAGGTGAAGTACTTCACCCGATCTTTATCCTTGTCTCCGGTAGGGCGACAACGGATGTCATAGTCAATGGGCGTATAGAGCCTGTTCCCGTGGGTAAACTCGTTGTCAAAGCTGTAAAGGATTGGATACGCAACAACTTCAGGTTCCTTGACCCCGATATCCATGTTATCGTTGATTATAGAATAGGTAAGGGTTCAGCAGACTTAGTAGAAGTATTCAAAGCAAAAGGCAAAGCACCTCTAGCCAACGATACCAGTATTGGAGTAGGTTTCGCACCCCTATCAACACTTGAAAAACTTGTATTTGAAACAGAGAGACTACTGAACTCAAAAGAGTTTAAGAGCAAAGTTCCAGCAGTAGGCGAAGACATCAAAGTCATGGGACTAAGAAATAGATCGAAAATCGATTTGACGATCGCGGCTGCCATAGTTTCTAGCCAAGTACACGATATTGATGAGTACGTGAATGTTAAAGAAGAAATAAAGAACGCTGTTCTCGACCTTGCTTCTAAACTAGCACCAAATCATGATGTCCATGTCCATGTAAATACCGCTGATATGATCGAGAAGGGTGTTGTGTATTTAACTGTTACTGGTACATCTGCTGAACACGGTGACGACGGGGCTACAGGTAGAGGCAATAGAGCCAATGGTTTGATAACTCCTATGAGACCAATGAGTCTAGAGGCAACAGCTGGAAAGAATCCTGTAAACCATGTCGGTAAAATCTACAATGTAGCCGCATCAATTATCGCTAACAGAATATACCGCGAAGTCAAGGGAGTACGTGAAGTGTATGTAAAACTGTTAAGCCAGATAGGTAAACCTATTGACCAGCCACTTATTGCAGACGTAAAAGTTGTTCCAGAAGGAAACGAGTTACCAGCACATATCATAAGCGATATAAGAGGAATTGTTGACGACGAATTAGCCCGCATAACTAGGTTAACAGACTTGATCCTGAGGGGAGAAGCATTACTGTACTAA